A stretch of the Ostrea edulis chromosome 9, xbOstEdul1.1, whole genome shotgun sequence genome encodes the following:
- the LOC125659680 gene encoding ADP-ribosylation factor 5-like, producing MIKTPRQCSDSIFTLNVNNVHNLIGRMEPSWVRYILEKRPSSLIISGIVTSAVAYGIYSIIKWFQQSEPREGEKSIDYDEYFENIENITAPDQPRTRVLVVGLDGSGKTAFVECLGKGNRINRMPRPTVGFNIKSVTVGRAMFDIWDVGGSELCRNYWKEFVKGIHVIIWVADSAATEARVQESSDLLRDFLQLKVTNGIPILFVANKQDLENALPPKELLTKMKADSIINNSRKYAVVGTEVPAGGARKGIWTAYQTLISLTS from the exons ATGATCAAGACACCGAGACAATGCTCTGACTCGATTTTTACCTTGAATGTCAACAATGTACATAACCTGATAGGAAGAATGGAGCCATCATGGGTTCGATACATCTTGGAAAAAAGACCAAGCTCTCTAATAATTTCAGGAATAGTCACGTCAGCAGTTGCTTATGGAATCTACAGCATAATAAAGTGGTTTCAGCAGTCAGAACCCCGAGAAGGCGAGAAAAGCATAGACTATGACgaatactttgaaaacattgaGAACATA ACGGCCCCGGATCAGCCTAGGACACGAGTGCTTGTGGTCGGTTTGGATGGGAGCGGGAAAACCGCGTTCGTTGAGTGTCTGGGAAAGGGAAACAGGATTAACAGAATGCCACGACCCACTGTCGGCTTCAACATCAAGTCCGTCACTGTGGGAAGAGCCATGTTCGACATCTGGGATG TTGGGGGATCAGAGTTGTGCAGGAATTATTGGAAAGAATTTGTGAAGGGGATCCATGTGATAATTTGGGTGGCGGATTCAGCAGCAACAGAGGCGCGGGTACAAGAGAGTTCTGACCTACTTCGTGATTTCCTTCAACTGAAAGTTACCAATGGTATCCCAATCTTGTTCGTGGCCAATAAACAG GATCTAGAAAATGCTCTTCCACCTAAAGAGTTGTTGACGAAGATGAAGGCCGATTCTATCATTAACAACAGCCGGAAATATGCAGTTGTAGGAACAGAAGTACCTGCTGGCGGCGCTAGAAAAGGAATCTGGACGGCGTATCAAACTCTTATATCTTTAACCTCATAG
- the LOC125657542 gene encoding homeobox protein Nkx-2.5-like, with protein sequence MQYSNHSVMNLLGATGPAGWPTDHQTMHCGLDYYNGYGLQMDNSRMTDQLHMYTNNQACMYGKSPSPTLTSQIHSQQGYTLTNLSSSGSNSMSLPVQPGESSIKADPDSHIPGDLRTSQSSPDLMSPGSSSLSTENGSSITPKSESSEIMENLDKHNGNCNQAPSPLDENDNDKNPEKSGECNLMKQRTRRKPRVLFSQAQVFELERRFKQQRYLSAPEREQLANLLKLTSTQVKIWFQNRRYKCKRQRQDKSLELSSIPPRRVAVQMLVRDGRPCLPQNVPGAPYSASYSNPYYPSPLNTHVSSAVPINPMQQNPYANSQIAQGIRSW encoded by the exons ATGCAATATTCCAACCATTCCGTAATGAATTTGTTAGGTGCCACGGGCCCGGCTGGGTGGCCCACTGATCATCAGACTATGCACTGCGGCTTAGACTATTATAACGGGTATGGGCTGCAAATGGATAACAGCCGAATGACGGATCAGCTtcacatgtacacaaataatCAGGCCTGTATGTACGGAAAATCGCCTTCTCCAACTTTGACTTCACAAATCCACAGTCAGCAGGGATACACACTGACAAATTTGTCTTCCTCCGGTTCCAATAGTATGTCGTTACCTGTCCAACCAGGCGAAAGTTCCATCAAAGCGGATCCAGACTCTCATATTCCTGGAGATCTCCGGACCTCTCAGTCCTCACCGGATCTGATGTCCCCCGGATCATCATCACTGTCCACAGAAAACGGTTCTTCCATCACTCCCAAAAGCGAGAGCAGTGAAATCATGGAAAATCTTGACAAAC acaaTGGAAACTGCAACCAAGCTCCTTCCCCATTGGATGAAAATGACAACGACAAAAATCCAGAAAAATCAGGAGAATGTAACTTAATGAAACAGCGCACACGGCGAAAACCCCGGGTGCTATTTTCTCAGGCGCAAGTTTTCGAATTAGAAAGAAGATTCAAACAGCAGCGATATTTATCCGCACCCGAAAGAGAACAACTAGCAAATTTACTCAAACTGACTTCTACACAGGTCAAAATCTGGTTCCAGAACCGAAGATACAAATGTAAACGTCAAAGACAAGATAAGAGCCTGGAGTTGTCCTCCATCCCTCCCAGGCGTGTAGCAGTTCAAATGTTAGTCCGTGACGGTCGCCCATGTTTGCCACAGAACGTTCCCGGGGCTCCGTATTCCGCATCTTACAGCAATCCCTATTACCCCTCACCACTGAACACTCATGTCTCATCCGCAGTCCCTATCAATCCCATGCAGCAGAATCCATATGCTAATTCACAGATTGCCCAAGGAATACGGTCTTGGTGA